The nucleotide window GTCTTTTATATGAAATATTGAGACTGTTTTTTCACGTCCGAAAAGACTGTATTGTCTTATGTGTTTAGTTTTATCACTTAAaatattatctatattttttatatgttttagaGTCTTTATAAACTTTCAAGTGTTGATAGTAATTTTGTAAGAGCaagtaataaataattttaaatttaaaagaaataacaCTCCAAAGACACGTCTTTTATTGAGAGTTGGAAGTTGTTTTCCATTGTCCAACTTTAGTTACCGTTAGTAGAAGTGAAAGACACCACATGCTTCAAAGATTTTCTGCCAGCATTGTAGATGAAAACGAGGTGACACTGAAATTCAAAGAACAAATGAATTAGGTGTTAGTGTTACAAGTGTGAGAAGTGTTGAAATTAGTCCCActttaaaaaagtaaagaagAGTGAATAGTTTATAATatgagagacccattaacttaacattttaaaattttaagttagatgtggtatcttctcatcttatgttaaaaactcaaaataaaatattataattttgagttaagtttttttggtgactaatttTAAGTTAAGTTAGAATAAGAGGGAtaatttaacaattttaaataatattttaaaatttgtataattttatcaaaattttttatagatataatatcagttttttttatataaaagttaATCTTTATcgtataacaaataaaaataataaaaaaccataacttaaagaacaagtgcaTATATCAGATTGATATATCAGATTGAGTAGAattccaaaataataaaaatttaataagaactcaaatattttatgtaaaatttgtTGAGAATCCATTTTAATTTATACTCACATGATAAGATATAAtcattaataaaatatacttcgttaattaaaattttttatttatttaaaaaataatatatataaaccttttttttaaatttttgtgctCAATACATTTGTATTTGGTCATAAGATTTATTGAGtattatatctatatttatgtaatttatctaaaatattttaattaaattatagattatttattattttaacgcAACAAtcaagtaaaatttttaatcaagtCTAATTAAATATTATGCGCActttttttaggtaatttttcttcttctttcttatacttctgttactttttttttcttgttatcGTCATTATCATCACCACCATTCTTTTTCTATATCTCCTTTCTTTCTtgtcatttgatttttttttctcctcttcctaTATTATCATCACCACTACTACCATTACCATagtcatcttttttttttaattaaatattacacAATTAGTTGAAcgattcattaaaaaattttttgtgtcatggttaaaaaaaattagtgtcatTTTCGTACAATTCAAAATTTCCGttactcctcttcttcttcattatagTACCATACAATCAATTCCGTAATAACAAAATAgatcatttaattaaaaataacacaaaaatttttagtaaatgacataaaaaaatttaaaaaattacaaatttaaaatcttgACAAGACTAATATGTTTAAATAtgttttagaataataaaaaatacattaatttattgtaaatgACACAGAAATAATAAACCtcttatatatgaatttaatatCACTCAACTggtttaatgataaaaaaatatatcatttagtTGAAAATGTCactgttaaaaaattttgatgtcaaaattaaaaaatttctatgtcatgcctaaaaaattttaatgttatttttttgataaattatgtataatttaaaattctcattctttctccttttcttcttgtttcatattttttaattcttgtttcacCTTCTTAACAAAAATCTATAtgatgattaaaaaatttcatgtCAAAATTGAAtaacttcttcttcctctcttaacAAAAACCTGTGTAATGGTTAAGAAATTTCAATGTTAAAATTGAAAAACTTCAATGTCGCAATTAAAACttttttggtgttattttttgataaattatgcataattcaaaactctttctcttttttatcattatcatcacttttttttattcatcttttcttttttatttcaccTTCTTATATTCTTCTTAAAAAAAGTACAATAATAACagcaactataaaaaaaatgataagaaaaaaacacaagaagagaataagaacacgaaaaaaaagaagatattcATATTAAAGAGTGCGAGATATGCGTTAGTAGAGAGTTGAAAGATGTTTAGCATTAGTTTTTGTTAGATTTGTATCAATTTAGttagacttaattaaaaaaaaaattaaatgtataaaaagactgttattttaaattgttttatttttttataattatttaataaattaaagaataaattgCTAAAaagtaattcaaataataataagcaGGATTGATGATGTATAAAAGTGAAATATAGGTTAACTCTGGTCCATATTAGTATGAGAGTTATGCTAAAGTCTTCCATACGAAACATCTGTGACTATTTGTTCTCACGTATAAAGGCTGCATATTCTCATATGCGCagttttattatttgaaatccTTTCTCATTTTTGTACGCACTTATCTTCAACCGTTTCTTCCTAAACCACACCGCTACCTCCCACCATATAGCTAGCTAAACGACTGACTCTTAACTTTTAGTTTTATCCAAAACCATCAAAAACACAATGCaagtaacaaaaaatatacacaaAACAATAATAAAGACTGGATTATCCAAACAACCGCCTTTCTCACTCTTTTTGATGCATGCTACATTCATTTCACCCAGCACAAAAAATAATGATGAATTAGCTTGTTGATATATTcgtttaaaaaagaagaagaattaaaattggTAGTGCCACATGAGCTGGTGCGAGACAAAAGCAGAAGCCAAGTGTGTATAGGAGAAATTAACAGTGAGGCGTTATATGGACACGATCTGTCTGGTTTATCATGACAAGTAGCAGCATAGCCCCACCTTGGGCCACGTCTCAGGTACATGTATCTATCTATGTATCTATTCACTCATTCGCACCACTATAAATACCACCAGTCTCCTTGCTTCTACTCTCCACCAACACGCTTCCTTCTATCCTAGTATTTTGTGTGTGTATGTGCTGCTGCAAAAGAAGATGCTGAAATCGGGGACGATGGGAATGGAGGAGAGGAAACAGGCGAAGAAACCAGCACAAGCCAGCTCCAGAAAGGGTTGTATGAGAGGGAAAGGTGGCCCTGAGAATGCGAGCTGCACCTATAAGGGTGTTAGGCAGAGAACTTGGGGCAAATGGGTTGCTGAGATCCGTGAACCCAATCGTGGTGCTCGTCTCTGGCTTGGTACCTTTGAGACCTCTCATGAAGCTGCTCTTGCTTATGATACTGCTGCTCGTAAGCTCTATGGCCCTGATGCTAAGCTCAATCTCCCTCTTCATCACCATcaccattcttcttcttcttcttcttcttctagtaATTCCCCCCAAATTCATCGCAACCACCctcttattaataatattattactaCTCCACCACCAGCAACACCACTTATTAGTTCTTCTTGTAATAATAGCGTCAACACAGCGTCGTCCATGGTGGCCTCTCTTCACCAGCAAGTTAGGCCATCAATATACCGCAGTGATTCTTCATCCATTGTGTCTTCTTCCCTTCCATTGGACAGCACCAACAATAAGGAGGAGGATGTTCTTCGACCGTTCTGGGGATCAGTGAATGATTGTTTGCCTGTGTTTGATGAATCAATCTGGACAGAAGCAGCCATGTCCCTTGATTTCCCTGTAATTGCTGCTGCAGAGGCTGCCACTGGAATTTACCCAAACGCCAACTTGGCAGATGTTGGTGTTTGGGACACCCCATGGTGCATGTAAAAGCCATCTCCATTCAATGCTGTCAACTACTACACTTGCTGAGTTGTTACTTTATACCATATGTTATGATACCATCATGTACATAaagtcataaacataaaaaccaTGTAGAAAGGGGTAGTGTATATGGTATACAATATCTAAAGgctatcataaataaataaatatatataatatatatatatatatagtagtatAAGTAGTGAAGTGAAATCCACAATTCAACGTGCGTGGCTATTTGGGCACTTGGACGTGGTTCTTCCTTCTctataaattaaagaataattaatttgtacGTGAAAATTAGTGCAAGAGGATGATCCATAGTGGTGCTAAAAGGAATGTGTGTCTTGTGTGAATACTTGTGGTTGTATATGATTATTATGGACTAGTCTCTACTGTGTATTATCAGTTCACCCTGCCCAACCGCCACCTTGCTCGTGCTCAAGTTTTATATGCCAATAATTATGTCACCTTATATTTACCATATATATACTTGGATCAATTATTTACTCATGCATACTGAATCAATCGTGTACATATTATATCATATATAGTACAAAATTCCTTGGTAAAAATTTAGAGTATAATGAATTGTGAGCTTAattttatgctttttttttttgtgaaatatCAGTAGAAAACGTTCATGATTATATGCATTTAGAGTTGCTGAATCACAATGAAGCCACCTGTTAAAATAACCCTGTTCTGCTGCTCCTGAAGGCTGAAGGCTGCATTCTGGTAGCTCTTAGATTCTAAGC belongs to Arachis duranensis cultivar V14167 chromosome 8, aradu.V14167.gnm2.J7QH, whole genome shotgun sequence and includes:
- the LOC107460002 gene encoding dehydration-responsive element-binding protein 2D; the encoded protein is MLKSGTMGMEERKQAKKPAQASSRKGCMRGKGGPENASCTYKGVRQRTWGKWVAEIREPNRGARLWLGTFETSHEAALAYDTAARKLYGPDAKLNLPLHHHHHSSSSSSSSSNSPQIHRNHPLINNIITTPPPATPLISSSCNNSVNTASSMVASLHQQVRPSIYRSDSSSIVSSSLPLDSTNNKEEDVLRPFWGSVNDCLPVFDESIWTEAAMSLDFPVIAAAEAATGIYPNANLADVGVWDTPWCM